Proteins encoded in a region of the Acidobacteriota bacterium genome:
- a CDS encoding putative O-glycosylation ligase, exosortase A system-associated, whose translation MRQILIFSAIFLAVPLALFAPFTGLISYVGIAYIRPHEWAYMPSAPISMAVAVATLIGYAVFELTRRAPQLIPNSLLLLLWAQVSMATFFAYSPELAQGKWMEFSKTILIALLMTAMVDSEKRARWLLLGTVGAIGFLAFRSNIGILLAGGQTRIFGPGGAFEDNNDYALLLNVAAPIAFYVARAETNRWLRRICYALSAMMMITVIFSLSRGGFLGLCVILLGLALKSKYKVAGVLAVILVGSITFALLPSQVLERVRTIRTATEADQSAQMRFDAWKVSLQIIADYPALGVGPRNMLELYNRYQQTENVRVSHNSFLQIAVDAGLPALAMFLGLIGLSVWRLRRSRNLLKTRSPDSSLILYSHGLEVALIGYVVSANFLSRHDLELLYEIFALATSFYVLTRELATEPQLAPVTSAISASSSASASTGQA comes from the coding sequence ATGCGCCAAATCCTGATCTTCAGCGCAATCTTTCTGGCAGTTCCTCTGGCGCTGTTCGCGCCGTTCACAGGATTAATTAGCTACGTCGGCATCGCCTACATTCGTCCGCACGAATGGGCCTACATGCCCAGCGCGCCGATTTCGATGGCGGTGGCTGTGGCGACGCTGATTGGTTACGCCGTCTTTGAGCTGACGCGCCGAGCGCCGCAGTTGATTCCAAACTCCCTGTTGCTGCTCCTGTGGGCACAGGTTTCCATGGCGACGTTTTTTGCGTATTCGCCCGAACTGGCGCAGGGCAAATGGATGGAATTCAGCAAAACGATTTTGATCGCGTTGCTGATGACGGCGATGGTGGATTCGGAAAAACGCGCCCGCTGGTTGTTGCTGGGAACGGTCGGAGCGATTGGTTTTTTAGCCTTTCGATCCAATATCGGCATTTTGCTGGCCGGAGGACAAACGCGCATTTTCGGTCCGGGCGGAGCCTTTGAAGACAACAACGATTACGCGTTGCTGTTAAACGTCGCGGCGCCCATCGCGTTTTACGTTGCGCGCGCCGAAACGAATCGCTGGCTGCGGCGAATTTGTTACGCGTTGTCGGCGATGATGATGATCACAGTGATTTTTTCGCTTTCACGCGGAGGCTTTCTGGGCTTGTGCGTCATCTTGTTGGGGCTGGCGCTGAAATCGAAATACAAAGTGGCAGGCGTGTTGGCTGTCATTTTGGTTGGTTCCATCACGTTTGCGCTGCTGCCAAGTCAGGTCCTTGAACGCGTCCGAACAATTCGCACCGCCACTGAAGCCGATCAATCGGCGCAAATGCGGTTTGACGCTTGGAAAGTATCGCTGCAAATCATCGCGGATTATCCGGCGCTGGGCGTGGGGCCGAGAAATATGCTGGAGCTTTACAATCGCTATCAGCAAACCGAAAACGTGCGCGTGTCGCACAATTCGTTTTTGCAGATCGCCGTGGATGCGGGCTTGCCAGCGCTGGCGATGTTTTTGGGATTGATCGGGCTGAGCGTTTGGCGATTGCGGCGGTCACGGAACCTGCTCAAAACCCGTTCGCCGGATTCCTCGCTGATTCTCTATTCCCACGGACTGGAAGTGGCGTTGATCGGTTATGTGGTGTCAGCAAATTTCCTGAGCCGTCACGATCTGGAATTGCTCTACGAAATTTTCGCGCTGGCGACGAGCTTTTATGTGCTGACGCGAGAACTGGCAACTGAGCCTCAACTTGCGCCGGTGACTTCGGCAATTTCCGCCAGCAGTTCGGCGTCGGCGTCCACAGGGCAAGCGTAA
- the mazG gene encoding nucleoside triphosphate pyrophosphohydrolase codes for MSTKRTFHDLVEMMARLRASDGCPWDREQTYATLGPMLIEEAYEVLEAAEAEDWDELRDELGDLLFQIVFYGQIAAEAGHFDAYDSITRVHEKMTRRHPHVFGQETVESTADVLSNWETIKAAERKTKGEEEKKASMLDGTSSKLPALLEAFQLTTKAARVGFDWQQSEDIFDKLEEEIRELRAEFQRDEKDQQAIADELGDVLFVVTNLARWHNIEPETALKSTNRKFRRRFAHIERRLEEQGKAWADVTLIEMDAYWDEAKQIERDTKA; via the coding sequence ATGAGTACAAAAAGAACATTTCATGACCTGGTGGAAATGATGGCGCGATTGCGTGCGTCTGATGGCTGTCCTTGGGACCGCGAACAAACTTATGCAACCCTTGGGCCAATGTTGATCGAAGAGGCATACGAAGTACTGGAAGCCGCCGAAGCTGAAGACTGGGATGAGTTGCGCGATGAATTAGGCGATTTACTCTTTCAGATTGTCTTTTACGGGCAAATTGCCGCCGAAGCCGGGCACTTCGACGCGTATGATTCGATTACGCGTGTACACGAAAAAATGACACGCCGTCATCCGCATGTGTTTGGCCAAGAGACAGTTGAATCAACAGCAGACGTTCTGTCCAATTGGGAAACCATTAAAGCTGCCGAGCGCAAGACCAAAGGGGAAGAAGAAAAAAAGGCTTCGATGTTGGACGGCACATCATCAAAACTGCCAGCCTTGCTGGAGGCATTTCAACTCACCACCAAAGCCGCCCGCGTTGGGTTTGACTGGCAACAAAGTGAGGACATTTTCGACAAGCTGGAAGAAGAAATTCGAGAACTGCGCGCCGAATTCCAACGGGATGAAAAAGACCAGCAAGCCATTGCCGATGAACTGGGTGATGTTCTGTTTGTCGTTACCAACCTTGCCCGCTGGCACAACATCGAGCCGGAAACTGCTCTGAAATCAACAAATCGAAAATTCCGCCGCCGCTTTGCGCACATCGAACGCCGTCTGGAAGAACAGGGCAAGGCTTGGGCTGACGTTACGTTGATTGAAATGGATGCATATTGGGACGAAGCTAAACAAATTGAGCGAGACACCAAAGCCTGA
- a CDS encoding phosphodiester glycosidase family protein, translating to MRHWLFSLLSAAMLVLTAIGQQSTHVLESGSSDILAPGIELVSIKRGDFSESATGNRWTINILQVDPKRAGLRLAQAMDEIAGAETTSSMAARYGALAGINGGYFRTTGIVRGEPVGALVIGEKLLSEPVKNRAALAIFDDGKQIHAAVTHVTTVAELRAQDKIASPINGFNRPREKDELMVFTPEFHRTTLTNSDGAEFIVQRNRVTSVKDSIGSQRIPNNGFVISATGKAREWALKHLRTGTRIEISTKIKTEPTIAFKPDFILGGGPQLVADGKKSFASEATRYSDSLYRQRHPRTAIGWRTNGTFILLTVDGRQKQSVGMTLDELAELMLELGCVEAMNLDGGGSTTMVVKNKIVNSPSDATGERAVSDALLIFPREKRK from the coding sequence ATGCGACACTGGTTATTTTCATTGTTATCTGCCGCGATGCTGGTGCTGACCGCGATTGGCCAACAGTCCACTCACGTGCTGGAATCCGGAAGTTCCGACATTCTGGCACCGGGCATTGAGCTTGTTTCCATCAAACGTGGCGATTTTTCAGAATCCGCAACGGGCAACCGCTGGACGATCAACATTTTGCAGGTTGATCCCAAACGGGCTGGATTACGATTGGCACAGGCCATGGATGAAATCGCCGGAGCCGAAACGACAAGTTCAATGGCCGCCCGGTATGGCGCCTTGGCTGGCATCAACGGCGGATATTTCCGCACCACCGGAATCGTTCGCGGAGAACCAGTGGGCGCACTCGTCATTGGTGAAAAGCTGCTCAGTGAACCGGTCAAAAATCGCGCGGCATTGGCCATTTTTGATGATGGCAAACAAATTCATGCGGCGGTTACTCATGTGACAACCGTGGCGGAATTGCGCGCTCAGGACAAAATTGCCTCCCCCATCAATGGATTTAATCGTCCACGCGAAAAGGATGAATTGATGGTATTCACGCCGGAATTTCACCGGACGACGCTCACCAACTCCGACGGCGCAGAGTTCATTGTTCAAAGAAATCGCGTCACGTCCGTGAAAGACAGTATTGGCAGCCAGCGAATTCCGAACAATGGATTCGTCATTTCGGCAACCGGCAAAGCTCGCGAGTGGGCGTTGAAACACTTGCGAACGGGAACGCGTATCGAAATCAGCACCAAAATCAAAACCGAACCAACCATTGCGTTTAAGCCGGATTTCATTCTGGGCGGAGGGCCGCAGTTGGTCGCTGACGGCAAAAAGAGTTTCGCCAGTGAGGCCACGCGTTATAGCGATTCACTGTATCGCCAACGCCATCCGCGCACAGCGATTGGTTGGCGCACCAACGGAACGTTTATTTTGCTGACGGTGGATGGCCGCCAAAAACAAAGCGTCGGTATGACATTGGACGAATTGGCCGAATTGATGCTGGAACTTGGCTGTGTTGAAGCGATGAATCTGGACGGCGGCGGTTCAACGACGATGGTCGTCAAAAACAAAATCGTCAACAGTCCATCCGATGCCACTGGCGAACGCGCAGTGAGCGATGCGCTGTTGATTTTCCCACGTGAAAAAAGGAAATGA
- the hemH gene encoding ferrochelatase yields the protein MKLGILLFNLGGPETQADVRPFLFNLFSDPEIVRLPIRALTKPLAWIISTARVKKSAANYRLIGGGSPLRRITDEQAEALRAELQQRGIEAKVYVGMRYWYPFTAEALDQIERDGITDLVLLPLYPQYSVSTTGSSFKDFDALIAKRNGLQTIQRRAINNWHTFDKYIAALASQIHERTSEFPDPDPTRIHLLFSAHSVPVSYIETGDPYLQHTEETIQLVSEKLGDRFPVHLSFQSKVGPVKWLEPSTDMKLREMKAAGVEQVLAIPISFVSEHIETLYELDILYKDLAVELGLTYRRVPAFNTDSRFISALADLVIQQLSVEP from the coding sequence ATGAAACTCGGAATTCTTCTCTTCAACCTCGGTGGTCCGGAAACGCAAGCTGATGTTCGTCCATTCCTGTTCAATTTGTTCTCTGACCCCGAAATTGTGCGGCTGCCGATTCGCGCATTGACGAAACCGTTGGCCTGGATCATTTCAACCGCACGCGTCAAAAAGTCCGCCGCAAATTACCGGTTGATCGGCGGAGGCTCTCCGCTGCGGCGCATTACCGATGAACAAGCTGAAGCCTTACGCGCGGAATTGCAGCAGCGAGGCATCGAAGCGAAAGTTTACGTCGGGATGCGGTATTGGTATCCGTTTACGGCAGAAGCGCTGGATCAAATTGAGCGCGACGGCATTACGGATTTGGTTTTACTGCCGCTCTATCCGCAGTATTCGGTTTCCACGACCGGTTCCAGCTTCAAAGATTTTGACGCGCTGATTGCCAAACGAAACGGCCTGCAAACCATTCAGCGCAGAGCGATCAACAATTGGCACACCTTTGACAAATACATCGCCGCGCTGGCCAGCCAGATCCATGAACGAACTTCCGAATTCCCCGATCCTGATCCCACGCGGATACACTTGCTGTTCAGCGCGCACAGCGTGCCGGTGAGTTACATCGAAACCGGCGATCCTTACCTTCAGCATACGGAAGAAACGATTCAGCTTGTGTCTGAAAAGCTCGGCGACCGTTTCCCTGTTCATCTCAGTTTTCAAAGCAAGGTCGGCCCGGTGAAATGGCTTGAACCTTCGACGGATATGAAGCTGCGCGAAATGAAAGCCGCAGGTGTGGAGCAAGTTCTGGCCATTCCCATCAGTTTCGTGTCGGAGCACATCGAAACGCTGTATGAACTGGACATCCTGTACAAAGACCTGGCCGTAGAATTGGGCCTAACCTATCGCCGGGTTCCCGCCTTCAACACCGACTCGCGCTTTATTAGCGCGCTGGCAGATTTGGTGATTCAGCAACTTTCGGTTGAACCGTGA
- a CDS encoding TlpA family protein disulfide reductase, translating into MPGWQTLYTELKNKNFEIVSVAQDTGGIKDAGKWIEAAKPEYTVLIDEKHLVTRLYDMVNVPTAVWINEKGRIVRPNEVAYVDNRYTGMHKLQAEEYLAAIRDWAENGDRSIYALSEQELKERLAPQNPDWARASAEFGLAEYLYKTNLGAASIRHYKEAQRLNPDNWNYKRQAWALSDAERDYGTSFMKEVQKLNGKPYYPPRRLPAPKKKN; encoded by the coding sequence CTGCCAGGGTGGCAGACACTTTATACCGAACTGAAAAACAAAAACTTTGAAATCGTATCGGTCGCCCAGGACACGGGCGGAATTAAAGACGCAGGAAAATGGATCGAAGCCGCCAAACCGGAATACACAGTGCTGATTGACGAAAAACATCTGGTCACGCGGCTTTACGACATGGTCAATGTGCCGACGGCGGTCTGGATCAACGAAAAAGGCCGCATCGTTCGCCCCAACGAAGTCGCATACGTGGACAACCGCTACACAGGCATGCACAAGCTGCAAGCCGAAGAATACCTGGCGGCAATTCGCGATTGGGCGGAAAACGGCGACCGCAGCATTTACGCGCTGAGCGAACAGGAGTTGAAAGAGCGGTTGGCTCCGCAAAATCCTGATTGGGCGCGCGCTTCGGCGGAATTCGGTTTGGCGGAATATCTGTACAAAACCAATTTAGGCGCAGCTTCTATTCGGCATTACAAAGAAGCGCAGCGGTTGAACCCCGACAATTGGAATTACAAACGGCAGGCATGGGCGCTTTCGGATGCCGAACGCGATTACGGAACCAGCTTTATGAAGGAAGTTCAGAAGCTCAACGGCAAACCGTATTATCCACCGCGCCGTCTGCCTGCTCCCAAAAAGAAAAACTAA
- a CDS encoding tetratricopeptide repeat protein: MAKGRASAQDLKRDPLMQQYVATSAWAKSNSRPLLKWLTVAAVVVAVVAIGWMLYSRRANNAAEELAEAFRWNDAIVANPVPANPQGYVATSEDDKHHKAYEAFTKAANDYPSFYGDLARYYAAVHQLYFEPEKAEATLKELSGKTSDVGQQAQMALAQRYEAAGKNEEAIAEYQKLKSKPGAVTALIDFNIARVYEAMGKKDEAVNLYFNIANNKDYRSTSLGTNCVNRLTVLAPEKVDQLPPAEQTNPFANLGGLGGMSIR, translated from the coding sequence TTGGCTAAAGGGCGAGCTAGCGCGCAGGATTTGAAGCGCGATCCATTAATGCAACAGTACGTGGCTACGAGTGCTTGGGCAAAGAGCAATTCGCGCCCTCTTTTGAAATGGCTGACCGTCGCGGCAGTGGTGGTCGCGGTGGTGGCGATTGGTTGGATGCTTTATTCACGCCGCGCCAATAACGCGGCAGAAGAATTGGCAGAAGCTTTCCGTTGGAACGACGCGATTGTCGCCAATCCGGTTCCGGCGAATCCGCAAGGATACGTTGCCACCTCCGAAGACGATAAGCACCATAAAGCTTATGAAGCGTTCACCAAGGCGGCGAATGATTATCCGTCTTTTTACGGTGACCTCGCCCGGTATTATGCGGCGGTGCATCAACTTTATTTTGAGCCGGAAAAGGCCGAAGCGACGTTGAAAGAATTGTCCGGGAAAACCTCCGATGTTGGGCAACAGGCGCAAATGGCGCTTGCGCAGCGGTATGAAGCCGCTGGCAAAAATGAAGAAGCCATTGCCGAATATCAAAAGTTGAAATCCAAGCCCGGTGCTGTGACGGCGTTGATTGATTTCAATATCGCCCGGGTTTATGAAGCGATGGGTAAGAAAGATGAAGCCGTGAATCTGTATTTCAACATCGCCAACAACAAAGATTATCGCAGCACCTCATTGGGCACGAACTGCGTGAATCGATTAACCGTCCTGGCGCCGGAAAAAGTGGATCAGCTTCCGCCTGCGGAGCAAACCAATCCGTTTGCGAATTTGGGCGGTTTGGGCGGTATGAGCATTCGCTAG
- a CDS encoding L,D-transpeptidase family protein: MASVIIPKPAEPAFRLLIKKSERKLYLYETTNGKERLRKTYSIVLGNTPTGHKRQQGDGRTPEGEYYITHKNSKSNYYLSLGVSYPNIGDADAGLKSGLITKAQHKAIASAIRANGKPPQNTKLGGDIFIHGGGTGKLIGLVKDWTLGCVALENEDIKELFDLLPVKTSVKIVP, encoded by the coding sequence ATGGCGTCAGTAATTATCCCTAAACCAGCGGAGCCAGCCTTTCGCCTATTGATCAAAAAATCCGAACGCAAGTTGTATCTGTACGAAACCACCAACGGCAAGGAGCGGCTTCGCAAGACGTATTCGATTGTGCTCGGCAATACGCCGACCGGTCACAAGCGCCAGCAAGGTGACGGTCGCACGCCAGAAGGCGAGTATTACATCACCCACAAAAACTCAAAGAGCAATTATTATCTGTCGCTGGGCGTCAGCTATCCGAACATCGGTGACGCCGATGCAGGATTGAAAAGCGGCTTGATCACCAAAGCGCAACACAAAGCGATTGCGTCAGCGATTCGCGCGAATGGCAAGCCACCGCAGAATACAAAACTCGGCGGCGACATCTTCATCCACGGCGGCGGAACCGGAAAGTTGATAGGATTAGTCAAGGATTGGACGCTGGGATGTGTGGCATTGGAAAATGAAGACATCAAGGAATTGTTCGATCTGCTGCCGGTGAAAACCTCGGTGAAGATCGTTCCGTAA
- a CDS encoding insulinase family protein gives MAAFNDVKPFKNPPRWPNLTLPYKIPVMAFTKITEYEGITEYKLDANDLKVLLVPRRAAPVVAFMVVYRVGSRNEAVGHTGATHLLEHMLFKGTPTFNKKNGTQIAAVLQKQGAVFNADTWFDRTRYYEMLPSDRLELAIHLEADRMRNSFIADEDRQSEMTVVRNELDRGENEPARILDERLWAMAFREHPYHHPTIGWRSDVEGVPTWRLKEFYDVYYHPNNATAIVVGDFDDQTALDLIAKHFGQIPASSHPIPPMYTTEPQQEGEIRFKLRRAGQLGLIEIGWHIPDVHHEDTAALTLLDHILSAGVTSRLYQSLVETQLAVDEHAQANQFVDAGLFTIDATLQPGGEHENAEQAILEVIEKLKTEKVSESELQKAKNLILTQMIYVRDSPFGVISVIGEAEASAGWKLFIDLPRMIEAVTAEDIRRVVNTYFTEENRTVGWFMPKQELLDEFAQEEI, from the coding sequence ATGGCCGCCTTTAATGATGTCAAGCCGTTCAAAAACCCGCCGCGTTGGCCAAATCTGACGCTTCCCTATAAGATTCCGGTTATGGCATTTACCAAGATCACCGAATACGAAGGCATTACCGAATACAAACTCGACGCCAATGATCTGAAAGTCCTGCTGGTCCCGCGTCGAGCTGCGCCCGTGGTGGCGTTTATGGTTGTGTACCGCGTGGGTTCGCGCAATGAAGCTGTCGGCCACACCGGAGCCACACATTTGTTGGAGCACATGCTGTTCAAGGGCACGCCGACGTTTAACAAAAAGAACGGCACGCAAATCGCAGCCGTGCTGCAAAAACAAGGAGCGGTATTTAACGCCGACACCTGGTTTGATCGCACGCGATATTACGAAATGCTGCCGAGCGACCGGCTTGAATTGGCCATTCACCTGGAAGCCGACCGCATGCGCAATTCATTCATTGCCGATGAAGACCGCCAGTCCGAAATGACCGTCGTTCGTAACGAACTGGATCGTGGTGAAAACGAACCGGCGCGCATCCTGGACGAACGGTTATGGGCAATGGCGTTTCGTGAACATCCGTACCACCATCCGACCATCGGCTGGCGCTCAGACGTAGAAGGTGTGCCAACCTGGCGACTGAAAGAGTTTTATGACGTTTATTATCACCCGAATAACGCCACGGCGATTGTCGTCGGAGATTTCGATGATCAAACTGCCCTGGATTTGATTGCCAAACACTTCGGCCAGATTCCGGCGTCTTCTCACCCAATTCCACCGATGTACACTACCGAGCCTCAACAGGAAGGTGAAATTCGGTTCAAGCTGCGCCGTGCGGGTCAGTTAGGCTTGATCGAAATCGGTTGGCACATCCCGGATGTTCACCATGAAGACACCGCCGCGCTCACCTTGCTGGATCACATCTTGTCGGCGGGCGTAACGTCACGGCTGTATCAATCCCTGGTGGAAACGCAGCTCGCTGTGGATGAACACGCGCAAGCGAATCAATTTGTGGACGCTGGATTGTTCACAATTGACGCCACACTCCAGCCGGGAGGCGAACATGAAAACGCCGAACAAGCCATATTGGAAGTAATCGAGAAACTCAAAACCGAAAAAGTCTCTGAAAGCGAGTTGCAAAAAGCAAAGAACCTGATTTTGACGCAGATGATTTATGTTCGCGACAGCCCGTTTGGCGTCATCAGCGTCATTGGCGAAGCCGAAGCGTCTGCTGGGTGGAAGCTGTTCATTGACCTGCCCAGAATGATTGAAGCTGTAACAGCCGAAGACATTCGCCGCGTCGTCAATACCTATTTCACCGAAGAGAACCGCACGGTTGGTTGGTTCATGCCGAAACAAGAGCTTTTGGACGAATTTGCACAGGAGGAAATATGA
- a CDS encoding insulinase family protein gives MNSSSFASRTHRYQLANGLTLLVLENHSNPTFSLSGYVRAGEFFSPVDKYSLASVVSGMLSKGTAQRSKLEIAEQLESAGARLGFSSNTFTASVSGQSLSRDLPLIISTLAEELREPAFPEDELEKMKQRYIASIREDLDDTRTRAYERMSQLVFTPENPFYRLPAETAIAHLEAISATDLKEFHQRYYGTESGVLVIVGDVFPDKVYELVEKHFGGWRGAPAAEISLAITPLQTEAKREVVAMKDKPNCDIIIGHASRLRRSNPDYLATIIGNNALGQSTLSSRLGLKVRDEMGLTYGISSGFRSGLGDGPFTIGVTVAPQDIELAIDTTLEIVEDFITNGITEEELKDEQSSVIGSYKIGLATNAGIAGQIVSAELFGLGVEYLDEFPSLIAALTKSEIDEAVRKYIHPEAATTVIAGTLTK, from the coding sequence ATGAACAGTAGTTCTTTCGCGTCACGAACACATCGTTATCAATTGGCCAATGGTTTGACACTGTTGGTGTTGGAAAACCACTCGAACCCTACGTTTTCGCTGTCAGGATATGTACGGGCGGGTGAATTTTTTAGTCCGGTGGACAAATACAGTTTGGCCAGTGTCGTTTCCGGCATGCTCAGCAAAGGAACGGCTCAACGGTCAAAGCTGGAAATCGCCGAACAGTTGGAATCCGCCGGGGCAAGACTCGGATTTTCGTCAAACACCTTTACGGCTTCCGTCAGCGGGCAAAGTCTGAGCCGCGATTTGCCGCTGATCATTTCCACGCTGGCCGAAGAACTGCGCGAGCCTGCTTTTCCGGAAGATGAACTGGAAAAAATGAAGCAGCGCTACATTGCCAGCATTCGCGAAGATTTGGACGACACGCGCACGCGAGCGTACGAACGCATGTCCCAGCTTGTGTTCACACCCGAAAATCCGTTTTACCGTTTGCCCGCCGAAACGGCCATCGCTCACCTGGAAGCCATCTCGGCAACGGATTTGAAGGAGTTTCACCAACGATATTACGGCACGGAATCCGGCGTGTTGGTGATTGTCGGCGATGTCTTTCCGGACAAGGTTTACGAATTGGTGGAAAAACACTTCGGTGGTTGGCGCGGTGCGCCCGCCGCTGAAATCAGCCTGGCAATAACTCCGCTGCAAACCGAAGCCAAACGCGAAGTCGTTGCGATGAAAGACAAACCGAATTGCGACATCATCATCGGCCACGCGTCGCGACTGCGCCGGTCAAATCCGGATTATCTGGCGACGATTATTGGCAACAACGCGCTCGGCCAATCCACCCTGTCTTCGCGGCTGGGATTGAAAGTACGCGACGAGATGGGACTAACCTACGGCATCAGTTCCGGCTTTCGTTCCGGGTTGGGCGACGGTCCGTTCACCATTGGCGTCACCGTTGCGCCCCAAGACATCGAACTCGCAATTGATACGACGCTGGAAATCGTTGAGGACTTCATTACCAACGGCATTACCGAAGAAGAGCTGAAAGACGAACAATCGTCGGTCATCGGTTCGTACAAAATCGGTTTGGCCACCAACGCAGGCATCGCCGGGCAAATCGTCAGCGCGGAACTATTCGGACTCGGCGTCGAATACCTGGACGAATTTCCTTCGCTGATTGCGGCGCTGACCAAATCGGAAATTGATGAAGCCGTCCGCAAATACATTCACCCTGAAGCCGCCACGACGGTGATTGCTGGCACTCTGACCAAATGA
- the larC gene encoding nickel pincer cofactor biosynthesis protein LarC, with translation MRTLYLDCFAGASGDMFIGALLDCGLDFEFLKAELAKLGVEGYELNLTRVDRSGINSAKFDVHLHGEVHHHHDHSHEHHHSHSHDHHHDHSHEANPQSAIHNSHSHDHRSLSTIKHIISFSALSPSVKERALTIFQRIGEAESKIHGIPIETVHFHEVGAVDSIVDIVGACIGLEALKIEQIISAPLHLGSGTFTCAHGTYPVPGPATAELLKGVPVYSKDIEGELVTPTGAALISTLAARYGNLPAMKVEQIGYGAGTRSYPKFPNVLRAVIGEMEGSTIDATPTTVTVIEANIDDLSPQVFGHLMEKLLAAGALDVFYTPVQMKKNRPGVLLTLLCTPSDRKQMTDLIFRETTTLGVRYHDEQREILQRDFTQVETQFGSIKIKIARANDGRLINFSPEFEDCRAAAEAHQVAVRQVQLAALQAFGQQN, from the coding sequence ATGCGAACGCTTTATTTAGATTGTTTTGCGGGCGCAAGCGGCGATATGTTCATCGGCGCGCTGCTGGATTGCGGGCTGGATTTTGAATTTCTGAAGGCTGAGTTGGCCAAACTCGGCGTGGAAGGATACGAACTGAATTTGACGCGCGTGGATCGCAGCGGCATCAACTCCGCGAAGTTTGACGTTCACCTACATGGTGAGGTGCACCATCACCACGATCATTCGCACGAACATCATCATAGCCACTCACACGACCACCACCACGATCATTCGCACGAAGCGAATCCGCAATCCGCAATCCACAATTCGCATTCCCACGATCATCGTTCGCTTTCGACCATCAAACACATTATCTCGTTTTCGGCGCTGTCCCCTTCGGTCAAGGAACGCGCATTAACGATCTTCCAGCGCATCGGCGAAGCCGAATCCAAAATCCATGGTATTCCGATTGAAACCGTTCACTTTCACGAAGTTGGCGCGGTGGATTCGATCGTGGATATTGTCGGCGCTTGTATTGGTTTGGAAGCGCTGAAGATCGAACAAATCATTTCTGCGCCGCTGCATCTCGGTTCGGGAACCTTTACCTGCGCGCACGGAACCTATCCGGTTCCGGGACCTGCGACGGCGGAACTGCTGAAAGGCGTGCCGGTGTATTCCAAAGACATTGAAGGCGAATTGGTGACGCCCACAGGCGCAGCGCTGATTTCCACGCTGGCTGCCAGGTACGGCAACTTGCCTGCGATGAAAGTCGAGCAAATCGGATATGGCGCTGGCACGCGCAGTTATCCGAAATTCCCCAATGTGTTGCGTGCGGTGATCGGAGAAATGGAAGGTTCAACGATTGATGCGACACCAACAACGGTGACCGTCATCGAAGCCAACATTGACGATTTGAGTCCGCAGGTCTTCGGCCATTTAATGGAAAAGCTGTTGGCTGCGGGCGCGCTGGATGTCTTTTACACGCCTGTGCAAATGAAAAAAAATCGTCCTGGCGTGCTGTTGACCTTGCTGTGTACCCCTTCTGATCGCAAACAGATGACGGATTTGATTTTTCGCGAAACGACTACTTTGGGCGTCCGGTATCACGACGAGCAACGGGAAATTTTGCAGCGGGATTTCACACAGGTCGAAACCCAATTCGGTTCAATTAAAATAAAAATCGCCCGCGCGAATGACGGGCGACTGATCAATTTTTCCCCTGAATTTGAAGATTGCCGTGCCGCTGCCGAAGCGCATCAGGTCGCAGTCCGACAAGTGCAATTGGCTGCTTTGCAGGCATTTGGCCAGCAGAACTAG